The window CAGTGCCCTATCCATCCCTTCCAACTAGCAAGGAAAGCAGATCCCCACAAGGCAACTTATAATCTTGAGCAGTGACACCAAGAAGGGTAAGAGGGccagaaggaaggaatgaagaggatgggagaggaggtggggggatggtgggaacatgagcTGACCACCAAGCACCTGTTGGGGAGGGGGGAACACACAGATCTCTCTGTAATGGGTTCCTTAAATGCTTTTGAAGCTACCCCATGCACTAGGCCCAGGGGCCCTAAGAGTAAGTCTGTGGGTGACAAGCAGTGGTAAAGGCAGTTTCCAGAACACTGAGGAGTGGAGCACAACTGCAGTTCCACGGTTCCTGACCCCATGCCATTCCAGACATTTCAAAACTAGCATCACAGGAGATGAGAAAGACAGAAGGAacaagggaggagggaaaaagggaTAGGAAAACCAAAAGTCTGAAAAGTTGAGAGAGCTACCTCTCTGGGGCGCTTTCGAGGTATGCTTTTGTTTGAAACTAtctgaaagacagaaagaaaagtcaTGAGAAGGAGGCCTTGACACACTTGAGAcggggcggcagcagcagcaggagcaggaaaGCGGAGCAAGCGAGAGAGAACCCCAGCGGCGATGGTGCTCCAGGATGGAGGCACGAAGTGGGGCGAGCCAaagcaaagggaaagagaacagACACTGAAGACCTCAGGGCCAGCCccctgcaccctggcctgatGGGCCAGCAGACCTGGATGCTGCCCACTGAGAGGTCAACCCTGTATGCTGGagccctccccactcccctgtCCCAGGGGACAGCAGAAATATCTCCCAGAGCATGCAGGTCCCACCCATTGTAGAGCAGAGGCCCAGGCCTCCCTGGGGTTTTGGGGGGAACCAGTCAGCAGGCAGGACGAGAGCCCAGGCTTGTTTTACTACTCAAAGCAAGAACATAACCCTCCCTCCTCTGACATCCAGAGCAGGAGCTGAGTCCAGGGCAAGGACTATCCACCCACTCATGAGGCACTCACTGTCACAGGCATACGGCTTGTCCCGGTCCTCCAGGATGGAAGCATCCAGCTTCTTCCGGGCACTGCTCACACCCTTACCCTgccaaaaaaagcaaaatgatggCCTTGCTAAGGTATCTGAGCTGTAAAGTTAAACCTCTCCTGTGAGTGGCTGCAAATCtcccttaaaaaggaaaagggcaacaagaaataaaatctagacTTCCTGGGGCCACAGTGCCCCAAGTTGCAGGCAGCACACTGGTCCCTCACCTTGGACTTCCCCTTGCCCCGACGTTTGGGAGTGTCTTCTTCATAGTCCTCATCATCAAGGTCATCCAGGAAGTCATCTGGTTCTAGGATCCGCTGAGTGTACAAGAGGATTAGAGTGAGCAGAAACAGCATGGATCCTAAAGCTACCTCGCCACAGGACTGGCCACTCACAGCCTTGCCCAAAACCTCCCCTGTGACCTGGTCCCACTCATATTGGCCTCATCCCCCCGCGACAATTGCACTCCTGTTCCCTTCaatgttttccttcctctgtgcTGCTTCATGTTGTTCCCTTACCCAGAACGCTTTTCCCACCATCTCTGAGTGCCCAAATGCCATGCTCCAGAAAGCGTTCCTGCCATGCCTATCTCTGATTGGCCACCATGGGAGAACACTGTTGGTAGAACCTTTCTGGCAAACTTGTTTAAATGAGAGCTTTGTTGCTTACTTGCATGATTTtgtggaaaaatttaaaataactctgCTTTAGCATTCCTGCCCACAAAATGGGGATTACAAGACCTACCTCATAAAGCTGTACAGGGTTAAAGGGGGGAGTGCCTGGCATTATCTTTAGGTCTTCTTATGCCAAAAAACTTTGTGATAGAAACTTTTGTGCAAAAGAGAATGAATGAGTAGggttggggaaatagctcagttggcagaatgcttgccttgcatgcaccaggccctgggttcaatccccagtaccaaaaaaaaggatgaatgagCGAGAATCCATACTGAAAAGCAAAGGAGTAGAAAGTCAAGACAGCATCAGAGAATCCATTCAGTACAGAAACAGAACTGAAGGGGCTGCCTCAGCTTCTGCtttgtttttacagtgctgggacCTCATATGTGCTGGACAAACTCTCCCACTGATCTGTTTCAGTTCTGCTAACTAGGTACTTCCTTTCCCATGAAGAGGAGGCTGGCCTTCTTCAAAGCTTCCTAGACATAAGGAAATTTCATACCTTCCGTGCTCGACTGTTGGTCACAGGAAACTCGCCCAGGCTGTCATCATCAACTCGGGGATCTGGAGCGCCTCGCTTCTCCAGGGGGTCAGTGCGCAATAGTGCTTCTAAACTGCTGCCATCCTGAGAGATGAGCCCCTCCTTCTTCAAGGTCTGGTCTGTGTCTGAAACATGTTCAGGATGAAATATAGTTCAGAAGGGTGAAGTTCTGAGTCTACACAGTGCCAGGATCAAAAAAAGGACACCTGCTGTCTTCTCTTCTCTAGCTGCCTAGGAATCAAGAAACCCTAGTTCATGTGGCCTGCAGCTTAGATGTTTCCCTATCTCTACTACTAGACTAAATTCTCTGAAGGAAATAATCATACCTAAGTTCATTTTAGCATCTGCATGATCTAGCCTGGTAGTGACAGCTGATTAGCAGGCCTCTTGCCATgcagcaagccatgcccctactCAGGGAAGGTATCTCTTACCTGGTTTAATAGATGGGAAGGAAAGCCGGGGATCTTCAGGCGGGTGGGCTCTCCGCTTTTTCCGCCAGCGCCGGGCAGGGTAGGAGTACAGCTGACCAGAAGCCAAACctgtagaaagaagaaaagttatgCCCTAACTCAGTCCTAGAAAATGACACcaaacactttcttttcttttcttttcttttcttttttttttttttttgtggtaccagggatcgaacctagggccttgcaagcactctaccaactgagttatctccccagccctgacacCAAACACTTTCTAAATGAGTAGGCTCCCTTGACTTTTCAAGGGAGAAAAACTAACAATGAGAGGCCAGGGTTGACAGGATattcaggggggaaaaaagaaagatttgagctgggtgtggtggtgcatgcctataatcccagcagctcaggagcctgaggcaggggattataaattcgaggtcagcctcagcaactcagcaaggtcctaagcaattcagcaagactctgaaaaaagggggctggggatgtggatcagggaTTAAgtaccttgggttcaatccccagtattaaaataaaaagagcttagGGGCTTGGCTAACACATTATTCTCCAGAAGCCCAATAATGGCCTTGGCAGTGCAGAAAACAAAGGTGCTGGTACAAACCCATCTGCTTCATCATCCCTGGTTTCTAATCATGGGAAGCCCATATTCATACAGGTGGGAAACAGTGTGGGAACCTTCAACTATTCCATAAGAGGAAGGAGATTCTTCCTCCTTGCATTCCTGAGTCCTCTTCCCCTGAATCTGCACCCTCACCTGGACCCCGGTGTCGCTTTTCCATCCAGATGTAACAGTTGCTCTGGGCTACTCCAGTCTGTGAGTCCAAGAATGGCAGGCGCACGCTGCGCTCAGCACAGAGGCGGGCGTTGTAATTGTGGCACTGCTCCATGGCATCTTTGTAGTACTGCTCCCCAAGGCTGCACAGAAGATAAAAAACAAGGACACGGGTTGCTGAGCCATCCTCTCCCCTGCAACTGCCTCTCTAGAAGGCTCAGGAGAATGGGACACTGTCTCTTTAGTTCTATTTGTCTCCACCTCCGCTTCGTGGGAACTAAGTCCCTTCACTAAGTCATCACAGGAAAGGCACTTTACAAATTAATCAGACTTAAGTCTTAACCCACAAAAAGTGGAAAAGGTGCTGGCGGATGTTGCTTGGTGGTGGAACACATGCCTAGCATATGTAAAGCCTTGGGTTTAAGCTCCAgtactaaagaaaaaagagagggggGAAAATAAATGTTCCTCTGCTTCTCAAAAGAGCCCTGGGCTAAGATCCTAGTTTTCTTAACCCTCATGGCTTTGAGCAGAATATGCTAACCCATCTTACAAATGCAGAAGTGAATTTACCAAGGCCCAGTGGACTTTTCAAAATGCACCCCATGAATTACTATTTAGCCATACATATCATGTACTGATATCACACAATTTTGATGATAACTAAATAAAAGCAAGGTATGGTGCTGAGGTGTTACAAGATGCTACCATTAGTGTAACCAAGGTGAATAAGAACTTGCAGGCTTCCAGGCCTTCAACACCTGAAGTTCCTGGAAGCTTTTACTGAGCACCACTACTGACAAGGACACTAAGACTTAACATGAGAGCTGAAGCAAGGGGAAATCCTTCAGTGCTTTAAAAAGCTGGAAAACTGCACATTGCCGGGAACTATGTG of the Sciurus carolinensis chromosome 11, mSciCar1.2, whole genome shotgun sequence genome contains:
- the Dpf2 gene encoding zinc finger protein ubi-d4 isoform X2 is translated as MAAVVENVVKLLGEQYYKDAMEQCHNYNARLCAERSVRLPFLDSQTGVAQSNCYIWMEKRHRGPGLASGQLYSYPARRWRKKRRAHPPEDPRLSFPSIKPDTDQTLKKEGLISQDGSSLEALLRTDPLEKRGAPDPRVDDDSLGEFPVTNSRARKRILEPDDFLDDLDDEDYEEDTPKRRGKGKSKGKGVSSARKKLDASILEDRDKPYACDICGKRYKNRPGLSYHYAHSHLAEEEGEDKEDSQPPTPVSQRSEEQKSKKGPDGLALPNNYCDFCLGDSKINKKTGQPEELVSCSDCGRSGHPSCLQFTPVMMAAVKTYRWQCIECKCCNLCGTSENDDQLLFCDDCDRGYHMYCLTPSMSEPPEGSWSCHLCLDLLKEKASIYQNQNSS
- the Dpf2 gene encoding zinc finger protein ubi-d4 isoform X1; this translates as MAAVVENVVKLLGEQYYKDAMEQCHNYNARLCAERSVRLPFLDSQTGVAQSNCYIWMEKRHRGPGLASGQLYSYPARRWRKKRRAHPPEDPRLSFPSIKPDTDQTLKKEGLISQDGSSLEALLRTDPLEKRGAPDPRVDDDSLGEFPVTNSRARKRILEPDDFLDDLDDEDYEEDTPKRRGKGKSKGKGVSSARKKLDASILEDRDKPYACDNSFKQKHTSKAPQRVCGKRYKNRPGLSYHYAHSHLAEEEGEDKEDSQPPTPVSQRSEEQKSKKGPDGLALPNNYCDFCLGDSKINKKTGQPEELVSCSDCGRSGHPSCLQFTPVMMAAVKTYRWQCIECKCCNLCGTSENDDQLLFCDDCDRGYHMYCLTPSMSEPPEGSWSCHLCLDLLKEKASIYQNQNSS